Part of the Fusobacterium sp. genome is shown below.
CCAATAGCTGGTATGCTTTCTCAAAACTCTGCTAAAGATGTCAGTTTAGATATTCAAAGAATGAATGCTCTTCTTAGAACTTATGGTATAGAAACTGACAGTCCAATAACTAGACCTAGTACTCTGGCCCTTATTGTTATTCCAGAGGTAAAGATGAGTGATCTTGGACTTATAGATGTAGTCAATCAAAAAGTTATTAAGCAATTTTAAATAATATTTTTTAACGAGGGGGAAAAACAAAAAAATGAACAGTGAAAATCAAGGTTTCTTGGATAATTTCTTCAAAATAACAGAAAGAGGAAGCAATATCAAAGTTGAAATGGGAGCTGGATTGGCTACTTTTATGACTATGTCATATATCTTAATAGTTCATCCATTGATTATGAAAGGGGCAGGTATGCCTGCTAACCAAGTCTTTACAGTAACTGCTATTACATCTTGTATCTTTACACTTCTTATGGGACTTTATGCTAAACTTCCTTTTGCTCTTGCACCAGCTATGGGAAGTAATGCTTTCCTTGCTATGACATTAGTTGGAAGTGGTGCTGTAACATGGCAGCAAGGTCTTGCTATGAACTTTGTATCTGGAATAATCTTCCTTCTTATGTCTATATTTGGTTTTAGAGAAGTTATTGTAAAATTTCTTCCTAAAAGTTTAAAGTTAGGTATAGGAGCAGCAGTTGGAATTTTTCTTATTGAGTTAGGTTTTAAAAATGGCGGACTTATGAAAGCTGTAAATGGTTCTGTATCAATTGGTGATTTAAGTAATCCAGCAGCTATGACTGCACTTTTTGGTATTTTTATTACAGCTATACTTGCTGCTAGAAAAGTAAAATGTGATATGCTTCTTGGAATAGTTTCTGCAACTCTTATAGGAATTCCTTTAGGGGTTACAAAAATACCTGCCAGCTTTATAGCTATGCCTAGTACTATCAGTGATATCGCCTTAAAACTAGATTTTTCAAATATATTAAGCATAAAAGTACTCCCTATACTTTTTGTATTCTTTGTTGGAGATTTTTTCTCAACATTAGGAACGTTACTGGGGGTTTCTGAAAAAGCTGGTCTTTTAGATAAAAATGGAGATCTTCCTGATATTCAAAAACCTTTTCTGGTAGATGCTCTTGGTACAGTAGTTGGTGCTGCTATGGGAACTACTACTATTACTACATTTGTTGAATCTGCTGCTGGGGTTGGTGCTGGTGGAAGAACAGGACTTACTGCAGTTTCTACTGGAATCTTATTCTTCTTTAGTTTATTTTTGAGCCCATTAGCTCTTATGGTACCTGCTGCTGCAACTGCTCCAGCTCTTATCATAATGGGAATTCTTATGCTTGGTGGAATGAGAAATATTGAATATGACAACTTCACTGAATCATTTCCTGTATTTTTTATGATTATCTGTACAGCATTTACTAACAGTATTTCTAATGGAGTTGGTGCTGGAATAATTTCTTATGCTGTAGTTAAAATCGGTGCTGGAAAAGCTAAAGAAGTAAGTATTGGACTATATGTTCTTGCTGCTATTATGGTATTTTACTTTATAAAATAAAATATCTTATTTCATATTATATAGTAATTAAAGTTTTAGAAATTAATAGATTTTTCTATTAAAAATTTCTAAAACTTTTTTTATTATATTTTAATTTCATATACAAAAAAGCTGGCTTTAATTAGCCAGCTTTTATAAATTTTAATATTCTTCTTCTAATCTTCTATGATGAGATATCTTTTCTCTTCCTACCATATCTGAATAGCCTATTCCACTATTTTCTATAACTTTTAGAACACTCTTTGCCTTTAAAGCAGTAGCAAGATTTAAAGCAGTTCTTTGATGATTATTTTTGATATTAACTTCTCCTCCAAATTCTAAAAGAAGTTCCATTATTTTTCCTAAATCTTTTATTGCTGCTATATGCACAGGTGTATCTCCATCTTTGTTTTTAGCATTAGGATCAGCTCCACAATATACCAAAGCATCTATAAAATCATATGCTCCATCTTCAACACAATAATGTAGAATAGTATTTCCATTTTCATCAATTTCCTCAATGCTATCCATATCTAAATTTTCTTTAAATGCTTTTAAATCATTTTCTTCTAAAAATTTCAAAAGTTCCATTTGTCACCTCTAAAAATATTCTCCTTTTAATTTTTTTAATTACATATTTTTAAAAATCCTCAAAACTCTATCTTAATAGCTTCCTATCTTCAGTAACCACTCTCCTCTAAGCAAAGTGGTGGTTCAATCTCTAATTTGCATTTCTTTCCTTTCCATGCTTCAATCAGAACAAGATTAGAATTTTTCTCCTTAGAAAAATAAACAAACCTTACCCTTTTAAGAGAGAACCCACTATCTTCAAGAATTCTTGATATATCTGTGAATCTATAACTTCTATGAACTAAGGAAAAGCTTCCAATTGGCTTTAAAAGTCTTTTTGCATTTTGTACCAATTGAAAAAGATTTAACTCTATTTCATGTCTTGCTATAGATTTGCAGCTAAGGATATTTTGTTTCTTCCCATCCACTTTCATATATGGAGGGTTTGAAACTATATAATCAAAAGAATTTCCCATAGAGTATTCTTTGACATCACCATGTACTATTTTTATATTTTTATTGAGAAAGTTGAACTCAATATTCTTTTCAGCCAACTCAACATTCTCTTCTTGTATATCAATTCCAGTTATATTTTCTCCTTTTTCTTTTGAAAAAAGAAGTATAGGAATAATTCCGTTTCCAGTTCCTATATCTAGTATCTTGCCTTTTTTAGGATAAGCAAAAAAATCTGATAAGATTACTGCATCTACAGAAAATCTAAACCCATCTTTCTTTTGAATAAGCTTATATTTTCCAGTCAGCAATGTAATATCTTCATTTGCTAACATTATTTACTCCTTTTCAAGTTCTTTATGTTCAAGTTCTTCTTGAGTCTTTTCACTTTTTAGTTTACTTGCCTCTTTTTTATTGAACTTTACTTCATCAATCTCAAATTTCATAATACCTATATTTTCCACATCAACAAAAAGAAAACCATTTAATGGACTTATACTTATCACTTTTCCATCTCCTTTTATTGTTCTTACATGTTGATTTACAGCTGGGTAACTTTTTAATACTTGCTCATATTGACTGTA
Proteins encoded:
- a CDS encoding tRNA1(Val) (adenine(37)-N6)-methyltransferase, with product MLANEDITLLTGKYKLIQKKDGFRFSVDAVILSDFFAYPKKGKILDIGTGNGIIPILLFSKEKGENITGIDIQEENVELAEKNIEFNFLNKNIKIVHGDVKEYSMGNSFDYIVSNPPYMKVDGKKQNILSCKSIARHEIELNLFQLVQNAKRLLKPIGSFSLVHRSYRFTDISRILEDSGFSLKRVRFVYFSKEKNSNLVLIEAWKGKKCKLEIEPPLCLEESGY
- a CDS encoding NCS2 family permease; the protein is MNSENQGFLDNFFKITERGSNIKVEMGAGLATFMTMSYILIVHPLIMKGAGMPANQVFTVTAITSCIFTLLMGLYAKLPFALAPAMGSNAFLAMTLVGSGAVTWQQGLAMNFVSGIIFLLMSIFGFREVIVKFLPKSLKLGIGAAVGIFLIELGFKNGGLMKAVNGSVSIGDLSNPAAMTALFGIFITAILAARKVKCDMLLGIVSATLIGIPLGVTKIPASFIAMPSTISDIALKLDFSNILSIKVLPILFVFFVGDFFSTLGTLLGVSEKAGLLDKNGDLPDIQKPFLVDALGTVVGAAMGTTTITTFVESAAGVGAGGRTGLTAVSTGILFFFSLFLSPLALMVPAAATAPALIIMGILMLGGMRNIEYDNFTESFPVFFMIICTAFTNSISNGVGAGIISYAVVKIGAGKAKEVSIGLYVLAAIMVFYFIK
- a CDS encoding ankyrin repeat domain-containing protein yields the protein MELLKFLEENDLKAFKENLDMDSIEEIDENGNTILHYCVEDGAYDFIDALVYCGADPNAKNKDGDTPVHIAAIKDLGKIMELLLEFGGEVNIKNNHQRTALNLATALKAKSVLKVIENSGIGYSDMVGREKISHHRRLEEEY